The nucleotide window gattgacccttgatcttcccgctcccgaagcggacgctctatcaactgtgcgcTGATGGTGAacgcatgtgtataaagtattgatAGAAACAAAGGTTAAGAGTATTTTTGTGTTCTCTGACAACGCTTCCTGTCTCATCATCGCGAACCTAGTGACCTCCGGGTTTCTGCACAAATTTTCCAAGTTtttggcagtggtgtaaagcgacCGTAGAGAgagacgcatgcgctgtaaagagtatgTCAGACACCGTCATGTTGTGATTGCAATAACTTTCTGAGCGAAGTTAAAACCTTCTTTTACGTCACCTACCTATATTTAACCTATGCTAACAACATCAGCTGACACAGCTTTAAGTACCCGTTGTCTGCACAGTTTGATTTATGGGGCTGTTTGAGGAGCAGGTGAGGACTCGTTCCTGGGCGAGTTCACAATGTTTGATACACGTATGGAGAACGTACATTGTTTACAGTGAATAAAGAAAACGATACAgttataaaaacaaacaagatgGAAATAAGCATTtgagtaaatttattttaaacaagaaAAGCTGACAGTTTCAGATGTATTAAATTTCGGCCTCAAGACTAATTCGAATGTATGAAGTTCAAATTACACAGTATATTTCTACACAATACGTATTTCAGCTAATTGCTTACGTGCACCTGAATTTCCATGTTCGAGACATTCCACTGTAGTTTTGAAATATCGTGTTAAATATCAAGTTATAAAATACAAGTACTGACCGTGATTGGAAATATTCCCACAATTCCATGCAGAATCATGTGCATGGGTCAGCGGTATTCAAAAGTAATACGGGTATTACGATCTAGGTACTGTATAACAGGTGCGTAAACGCTATATTATGGCACATCAAATTTATGTATTTCGGATGCATCTACATTGTTAGGTAAATCTCAGATCCTCAAAGCAAAATATGGTTCAATCGTAAACTTTTAGTTAGACAATTTACATACCGTACTTTAAAACGATgacaataacatatatacagttatattttgacaaaataataTAGATTAATATAACATAGATTAATATAAAATAGATTaatataataacacaaacaatAGTTTAACCACAGCAAactttaaaacaataacaaaaacatatacggttatacaacatatataatatatagtttaAACACTATGATATAATAGTAACTGTATAATGACTGCGTGCACGTGTGTGGTTGGGTTAacaataatgtaaatatgtataaacatgtgaGCTAAATGTTATCACAGGAACATATTTAACATTAATACAGTGAACTTATTGCAGAACAGAACAAACTTACAGCgtgatataaaaatatacatttaaaggATCTGGTGTGGTAAGGTGGCGAATCGgtcccagtgcaagaaactgtgcccCTCAGCTTATATGCCAAGCTATAATCATGCACTGAAGCAAGTAAATATCCATGCTTTCgatgtatatgtaataaaatcgaaaaatggtagcctactctaatcacactgaaatatccttTTTGCATTGGGCACAGTAGAGTGGTGAAAGCACTGCAAACACAAATGTGacttatgaaaatattttcagccGGTGACAACCAGTCAATTAAATATACCATAATGTACCTTTCAGCCTTATAATTCCGCTACATATCACACATAGCAAGGCAAGTTAAAGACAGACGATCACACGTGCTCTCAAGCTGGATTTTCTGTTttagttgccacatgttacattATGGCATACCTTAACAATTATCagttctaattcatgataacagtTGTTTAATACAAGCTGGCCTATGTCttcactcacacaaaagtatgtttccaaagaaaaaatagTGAACCACTTTCCCATAGGTTTACCACTGTTCCCCACATTGACTtggttagttcactgtactgtTAAGGATGCCTTGGAGAAGTTGTCAGAAACACGGATATTAAACTTGCCAAATTGTTACAAAACCGATCACAAGTTTCTATTTTATACGTGAGGATAAACGTTAACCAAACCGAAAGTGAAAGTTTAagtgaagatatttttctggatAAAGTCGATTTCCATTCAGTAAACTAAAAATACATAGCCTTGTTTGAACCGAAAATTGGCTTTTTTGTTCAGGGGTGCACTTTTTGGCGGGTTTTTACCAAGCAACCGTCTCTTCTAtagccatataacttttatcgACGTTTGGACAAAGTTTTATATTACTAATTCGGAAAGTTACAGAATTGTACttggattttaaaattttgcacttTCTTATTATATCTCTCTAGAGCAGATTCTCAGAATTAACGTACTAggttctttaatttatttatttatttatttgatcggtgttttacggcgtactcaagaatatttcactcatacgacggcggccagcattatggtgggtggaaaccgggcacagcccatccgcaggttgctgagagaccacCTCGTTCTTTAAAGccaatttataatttttcatcACTTTTAGATGCGCATATATACAGCCAACTGTTTATACAGAAACAGATAgaatatataaaattttaacatagTCACCAATGTCACCGACTTCAGCATGATCAATTATTTTACACACAACTAAATTCATTGGTCAGATCGCTATAAAAAGAAGACCGGCGCTGATGTCGAATGATGTGAGCCCGTGAGTTTGGTGTTCATGATCGGCTTATGGTGGAAATGTAAGATTCTAAACTAATTATACTGCCTTAACGACATTCCACAGCTGACAGACTGTAGTCTGTTTTTGTCAACGAAACAAATATCTGTCCAATTCATTTCATGGCGTTTTTATgttgaagtgtacatgtatatgatactTAGAATCTCTCCAAATACAGATCAGGGtccgcttgcacaaagggatcgtaAGTTTAAGTtaattgtaaatcactaagatcacGGTCGTAACCTTAACTTTCaatcgacaccctcttgcacgaaAGGATTGTAGCTATAATAGTggtaatttataaaaaaaaaaccattacaATCGAGTCGACCCGGATGAAAACATTTACAATCGCCCCAGAATTAACGTTAAGTACAAATAGTAGCCTTCTATATGTAGCAGTTTACTACTCCGTTTGCAGGAAAAAATTTGCTATTCATGTGATGTAGaactttttttaacatgaaggcaagaaaaaatTATCGACCGgcaaactttttattttcacagtccACCATAATGTCAAAATCTGACATACCATGGCGATCTTAAGTCCAAAAAGACGAAACTTATTTCTACAATAGTAAACTCAAGTAAAACTTACAATCGAGCGTAGCTATGATCCCTTTGAGCAACAGGGCCAAGCACATAAGCCCGGCTTTCCTAATCTGCTTTGATCTTATTTTCTACTGTTAAATCCCCTCATTTAGCTTACAGTGTTCCCATTTATTACTGTGTCTGTCTCGTGGTCTCAAGTTATGTGTCCGACCCAAACATCGGCTGGTAAAGATTCTCATGATTGTGACGATTTGCTGACAATGTATCTATACCAAAAAGAGTTCCCGCGTTATTTCGCTCCCTTTCGGAAAGCGGAAAGACAGTTAGAGTATCATTACCCGATGCCTGTGGCGTTGTTCCAGAAGCAGAGTAGGTCATGTCCTCATTGGAAGATACTCCGGAAACGGGCCTTGCAATCTGAGACGGTGATAGATATCCGTCAAGTTGTTTTCCGGAAGCTTCCCAGGTAGGTTGATGAAGGCCTGATTCTGCATCTTCCCACGCCGACTCACCCATATCCAAGTTGACCGCGTTGGAGTAGGCGTTCTCCTCGGTGGATCGCGGCCTCTGCAAGCTGTCCAAGTTCATGCCTTTATCCTGTCTTCGCAATGCTTTTGCGTGTAAGTACTCAGAAGCAGAAACCGCAGATTTCTCTTCCCCCAAGTCTTCGTCGAATGGAATTGTGTCGTATGGATTTTGCGAATCCCTCCATTCCCCACTGTCCTTTACGCAAGCCCCGTTTAATCGGTTCTGTTCTCGTTCCTTCCGGTGCGTCACATCCGGTAGTCTTTCCGCAGCTCCTGAGCCGTTACTTGCCTCTAAATTTTGATTATGAGCGGCGGCAGACGGCCGATCGACTGGTTGTCTTTCACCACCTGCACCACACGCATCATTGGAGAAATGAATGTTCGGCGTTGGGTTTTCTGTCTCTGCATGTCTTCTGACAAAAGAAACGACGattaaattttactgaaaacgtGAGCGAGTGTATACAGGACAGATCCAGGTTTGGTTTCAGATGAAGTGCTTAGATTACAGTATTGGCAGACGTACGTGgcaaggcctgccagcaacctgcgaatgggtCGTGGGTAGTTTTGGGCTCTGTCTATCCCATTATAATAGTACATgtgagcgaaatattcttgggccATCGCATGGCGGAGGCGACtaaaatttgtttccatttaaaGACGAACAACCTAGCAAATGCAATAAGCATcagtagaaaaataatttagaaCTTTGTCTAAAAAATGGCTTTTTTAGAtttgtatagtttttttttcactgaaggAAATGCAATCGAATCTTTTGATTCTATGGTGGGATTATGGATCATAATCACTATGTGTTTCTAATGTGTCTATGTCTCTAGTACCATTACAGTAACTGTTTTCATGCTCAATAGGTCTAGATGTAGGCAAAGCCGTCGTATGCAGGGAGTTACGGCCGCCATACGTTATCAATACGGTTCATAAATCACACCTTACAGTCAAATCATTTGACTGCATTTAACTCgctgaaaacaaatttaaaaagttACAGCGTCCGCTTCGAAATCAGGAGACCGGGATCAAACCAGGATCGGGTTAGCCGaagactaaaaatggtacttattgccGCCTCACTTGGACCtgaggactggttggcccggtgtcagtataatgtgacaaggTGAGGTGTCGAGTCTTGTGTCTCTGGCATGGaatcaccctgccacaagaagatacagtatgtgtacacacacctaattgctctttattcaagcgtgacaaTAACTGCTGTGGTCACACAAAACACACTCCGCTGCCAGCCATGAGTCATCGTCGATTCTCTGTTATTTtattgctttgtttatttatttgattggtattttacgccgtattcaagaatatctcacttatacgacggtggccagtataatggtggaaggaaaccagagcagagcccgagggaaactcacgactgTCGGTAggctgctgagagaccttcccacgtactgccggagaggaagccagcatgatctgttATTTTAAGCACCGCTTTCGAGCTGATAGTTGAAAAACACTATACTTTCACGTAAATATTCACCTGCACTGGTACAGAAACACAAGAAGGAGTAAGAGACTTATCACAACCGCCCCTGCGATGAGCCCTCCGATCAGTGGTGCTGAACCTGACAAGACAAAGCAAAACTTCAAATCCTAATTACATCATTGAGTGGAGCAGAGATGCGGGAGTAAGGTTGTACGATCATCGATGAAGTAACACAAAAATATGCCCTTTGTCCACTGTCATGTCAAGATGATGAAATTAGACTAACAATATGTATGATATATAAGATATTAAGATAGGCCATCTTAATCCCAGAACCAACAAACCCTACCGCCGTGatatttcagtaaaaatttCTTCAGCACGACATCAATCAAAATccttaaaatatttctcttatatcaTACGCGTTATTTCCTAGTTAACTATACTAAACTTTGTCATGTCATACCCTAGTATTCAGAGTTCCCCCCttccacaaaactgaccgccattgtacatgtataactgaaaaagtcTTCACTATGGAGTTAAATTATAATCAATGAATCTATCACTCTCCAAAGTATTCCACAATAAACACACAAGAATAGATGGGCGGCATCATAGGTCTCCATACCAACATCCGTACTGCTGTTATCTTAATAAAGAGCTCTACCGGTATATTTCCATTGAGAAGGGTACTTCTGCACTCGCCTTTGTATAGAAGCAGACCTTAATGGACTGCTTATTACTCTTCAAAAATAATCTAACATTAAACAGGAAGccagttgtctgagtgatgctaataTGCATTCCGTTTTCGcagcattctgttattgcaacagattattccgTTCCGTTCAATATAGCACATcttgtattaattcaacataaagaatTGTATAACATTAACTGGAtagtatgttgaatatgacacaatattatgttataataacagaataccttCTATAGTTCGTTTCTTTTCGAGAGTCGCCTATgttcaactgtctgtaaaatcaatcctgctcgctaccaaaattgccttaaGCCAGTCTCACGGAATTACCCaaactctacacattgatacgttAGATGTTCttgttattacaaagaaattgcagttagaatacttttttaatccacaatgttaaactccataagcttagtttccaCACCAAGAACTGGTTGCCTGgggtgacgtcatagttattcaaaaacaagttccATGTTGGACAATGggtgtggagagtaatttgttttaaactgGCAGCATCAACAAgcagttagaacaaactccatgcaataacacagcatacactactgtctctgagtatagactacatggctttaatttcctagCATCCCTAAATCCATACCGCCATGAGACAAGAGATAcagaaaaattcatttattaagattATATTATAAGATTTCATAAATGGCAGTGAAAGAAACAGGGAAAAGTCGACAGCTGTTGAGATAACTGGTGTCACCCACCTTCAAAACaagttgaactccgcccaataacCTGCATGTCACTGGTTTCTGAATAATTGTGACGTTACTCCAGGCAATTGGTTCTACCAGTCGAAAGCGAGCTGATGGGCTTTAATATTACGAGTTAGAAAAAGGTAAACTCCATTTTCctagcaagaatatgaacttcaaatGTATCCCTGTGTAGAGCTTTTGTTGtaacgtgtcactgactgaaagcaattttggtagcgagtatgactgattttgcagagagctgaatataggcgactcgctaaaatAAATAGACTATAGTACTGCTAagacaacatattttctgttaaaattaacaggctattttttttttggcagtctGTAACATTAACCAGTCCTCGCTAGCCCAGTTGCCCTTGAAGCATTACTCTCGCCATAGCATACCCACCCCTACATGACGAATGAGATCACAGGCTCTCACTTACTTTTCGTAGCATGGTGAGGATATTTAAATATCAGGGACCGACTTCAAGAAGCGTACGCAGTACTAAGTAACCTTTAGTTCAGTGTACTTTAGATCTCTGCAACATACACTGTCATGGTTACTCCATGAAACCATACCCAGGTATCTGCCCAAGGGAGGATATTTACGCGAACAGCTCCAATTTTCTCCACTCACAGACCTAAACCTCACAGACCTTAACCTCACAGACCTTAACCTCACAGACCTAAACCTCACTCACATAATACCTAAGATTTTAATGCGTTAAACTCccaacaaataaacataaatacatttggCTCCCCGACGGTCAATTCATTTCCCACAAGAATCGCAACATATACCTGTGCTCCCTTCCGTTCCTACTAAAAAATTACTACTTGGTTGTGGGACATTCGATGACATTTCAGAAGATTTCCCTGTTGTACTTTCTCTTCCTTGTTGTGCCctgttgttttgaggttttgttGATGTGTTTGCTGTCATCGTAGTTTCGATCAACATCGTTGATTTTGTAACAACTGTTGTCTTcatcgttgttgttgtcttcaccgttgttgttgtcttcATCCTTGTGGTTGTTGAAGGTGCTGTTGTTGTGGAAGGTACTGCTGTTGTTGGcggtgctgttgttgttgttgttgtggttgtcgtcgttgttgtcGCAGGTGCCATATCTGAAAGTTGTATGGATAATTCAGATGTCATTTTTACTGCGTGGCCTACTTCAAGTTTATAACGCATTAGACTGTCACGACTCATGACTGAGGACAACGACACTTTGTAGCTGGTACAACTGGTTTTCGCGTTACTATCTGCGCCGCATTTTAGCGGCATTAAAGAAGACAGCCAGAATGGAATAGGTTACAGGCCTACATAAAACTTTGTCCAGCCCACTACTGTGAAAGCCCGTGCCAAGTCAGTTTAAACGCTGATCATATCTTCAGTACAATATCCTTAGATGTTTGCGGCGTATAAAGTATATTTCTGCTAGTAAAAAAGAACGATCTACATCGATCCGGCTCTTTCATTTTAACACCTGAAACAGGTTCAAGAGGAGCAATGGACTTATTACgtattttctttcattaaattatattaataaCTGGGTCCCATTCCAATTGAAACCATTCATGACAATAAAAAACATGTGTGGTTTTGCGCCTCTTCGaattatttcggtcatatcacgaAGGTGTCTCCTTGCACATGGACGTATTTATAGTGCTGTCCTGCGggaacgccatgccgaagacaccaggcactACGCCCCATCCAGTCACCATACACTTCCACAAAGGCCCACCACCTTTTTGGCGTTTTAGTTATGTGAGtgtctatatattatatatatagcGGTACTTACAATCAACCCTCTTTACAACGAAATTCATAACAACCAAAATGTCTCGGGAATAAACAAACTTGCATGTTAATTTATAGTTTACAACAAAACTTCTGACTCCGACATCCGTTTTCTTGGACTATATTACGTAATTTGTGTtcattacatgaaaacaaatgtttcatttatcaGTATATTTCTGTTATAATTGATAAACACATTTTGGTGTTCATACGCTTACTATGGGTATTTAAatgatgtgtttattgtacaaaacgtagaaaatgtttacatggtAACGTGGTGGATATTTTCGCCAACTATTAGTAGTCCATTAAACATGACTGTGTTATTAAGTGTAAAAAAACCGATAacatgtttgttgtgtaacatgTCACATGTTGCTATAGcaaaatcatatttttaaaCACGTTTACATGTCTATCGCCTTGTTACtttgtttataataaaaatgtgtttaCAGAGAAAACGGGTTGCGGCGCCACATGCCTGCCTTCAATAGATCAACAAACAGCAGATTGTCAGCCCAAGTCGACTCATCATAAACAAGACACTGCAATGAAGCCAAAAATGAAGTCTCTAAAGGCagacaaatttattatttgttatatacGCAGAGGAGGACCCTGTTTCCAACAGCCTTAACAAGATCTTTCCAATCACGGAACATGCCGGCTATAGGGCACAGAGTATACAATCACCAATCTGTTTTGATCAGAGATCATTGATTTCTACACTCTTTTTCTTTAAAGGATTAGTGCTCAAATTTATCATTAGCCACCCCTGTACTAATTGTTACACTGAgtttaaaaacatatatttaaaaaggGTACATTAAGCGGAGTAATTTGGCGCTTAAAATTACTAGATAACATGGGAGgctttatgcatttttttcgcCAACACTCGGATAGCAAATCTCTGTATACTAACGCTGACGTCCACATTTTTACACGACtatataggcatacatgtaggctattcGGAATGCCTACAATAACATGCAGCTGGCTTCGCATACAGGTATGAATTTAAAATACCTCGGGCAACAGAATGATATTTTCGTGAAgcggacagagggaaagaatagtaaataaatattactttctaggactgacacatgaaatgtacagtgtaagctatagcttaccagtccgTGTTGCCAGTGCAGTTCGAAATGGATTGACAAAGATCAAATCCAACGTCTGAAAATTTAGAATCTGGCCAGAAATGCCAGTGCCACAAATCAGAACTTCAACGTCGTCTATCATGGGTTCAAATTAATACAGTTGTATATTTGCTTCGGTGTTGTTAGAATCTATGTCGAAAATGATATTGTTTTCATAGGAATTCCAAAGTTATTTAGGCCAGCCAGACTTCAGTAAGCCATCTATAACGTCACCTGCTGAGCCGTACTGAGCGGCCTTCTGGAGATCAGCTGGATGTattgttttggtggatttaaagtcattagtACGTTTCTCAGAAACCCTCCTGCTACTATACTgtttgttaaacaaattgtaatctttataattaggaccactagctaaatctggacactaatcctttatcTGATCAATGTTGAAAGCTCGATGTGTGAGCGATTAACAAGAGTAAAAGTGACAAACTCCTGACTGCATGCGCACCACTCTACTGGTATGTAGTATGGCGACAAGGGATGCACGTTCTTGTTAGGGGTTAAAGAAACGTAACGGAAGTCTGTCCTTTTCCACCTACACCACCGGGAAATCCCTCTTGTACCGTTATAGACATCCAGAACATTCCACACTGTTATCTATGTATTACACCCGTGCCCTCTGTGAGCCTGACCAATCAGTCTGACCACTGAATGTGTACAAGCAGTATAGCTGAACatacaacaaaaattaaaacacccatataaatgatgaaaatatagttatactttgttcttttctgtGCTGTAATCGTCTCTTGACCacctatgcgtcaaaacagacattcgtatacgagCCGTCAACTAATAAAgacgttcctggtcaataatcgcaacgCCAATACCCGCGacgacaaataaaacaaaccaccaaagaactaagaaagtacatactGCGAAAagaggacggaatcatgcaaagagagcagtcaacagttttcaatgatgttagaaagacgcaatTTATgttaggcgactgagtgaaatcaatattcaaaacTTAAAGCCATATCTTTGCTACAGACTCTCATCTTGCCACATACTTACCATACATACAGCAGTAGTGGTAAGTACTAAAAAATGGTTCACACCGATAATCGTGCCAACGTCCACCTTCGTCTAATCGCATTTGACCACAAAGTTCAAAACAACCCAAAAAACTACAAGATGGCTGACCGGAAGCCCAAAAGCTCCAAGTCACAGGTGTCCCTCGAGTTTGTCGATCACCTGGAAAATGTTAAGAATTACCCCATTGTTGTTTGATGATTTCACATTTCGTACCGTAATTCCTTTGGTCACAATTCATTATAGTCAGCATTTCTAACAGTAATCTTAACTAATGAAAATCATCAAAATGATTAAGTAAAAAGTCTGTCCAATATGTGCCAATCTGGAAACTCTTTAAATTTTCGCCTTGACGTGagttcaattaaaaaaaaaacaacatatttttagAATTCGATGGCTTTTGTAGGACATTAGGATGGGCTCCAG belongs to Liolophura sinensis isolate JHLJ2023 chromosome 9, CUHK_Ljap_v2, whole genome shotgun sequence and includes:
- the LOC135475637 gene encoding probable serine/threonine-protein kinase clkA, which produces MGYGTCDNNDDNHNNNNNSTANNSSTFHNNSTFNNHKDEDNNNGEDNNNDEDNSCYKINDVDRNYDDSKHINKTSKQQGTTRKRKRHAETENPTPNIHFSNDACGAGGERQPVDRPSAAAHNQNLEASNGSGAAERLPDVTHRKEREQNRLNGACVKDSGEWRDSQNPYDTIPFDEDLGEEKSAVSASEYLHAKALRRQDKGMNLDSLQRPRSTEENAYSNAVNLDMGESAWEDAESGLHQPTWEASGKQLDGYLSPSQIARPVSGVSSNEDMTYSASGTTPQASGNDTLTVFPLSERERNNAGTLFGIDTLSANRHNHENLYQPMFGSDT